The genomic stretch AATCAAGGCAAACAATTATGAACTGGACTTTAGTATCCCAAGAGGCATAAGGAATGCCAAAAGAAAAGGTTTTATTTAGTGAAGCAGAAAAAGCAGCAGCAACTTACCAAAGAATAGTATCATACTGTTTTCCTGGTGGGTGCCAACTCTGAACAAAATTTTCACATTGAAAAGAAACAATATTGGAAAGATCAATTTGCTCCAAAGAAGAAGGCTCATTTGAAAAGTCTTTCGTTTCAACATGTGATGATGGAGTAACACTGTTCTTTGAATGGTCCGTATGGCTGTTGTCATTGAGTTTGGAGACCTTGGAAGGTTTATTCCCGGCAGATTTCATTCTAGCAGTTCTTCTCAAATTCCAATTTGCATCGCACACCCGATCTAGCATTACCCATAAAAACAAAAGAATAAACAGTTGAAACTAAACAATTTGGGATTACAAAAGGAGGACTTCCTATTATCTGTTTCCAAATTACTGGCAGTATTGATGTAATTGAAAACTATATATTTTCTAATAAGCATCCAATAGGATTCAGGAGTCAGAACAATTTTTAACATAGCATCTTAAATATGAGAACAGATACGAGTCTTACCAGAATCAATGTCAATTCCAAGAATGCTCCGGCAGCTAAACTTGAGTGCTGTTGGGAGAGAGGTAAAATTTACATCATCATGATAGAAATTACTatacaataataataacaacaacaacaacaacaacaagagcTAAAATCAAGGCTAATGATGCATGAAAATTAGACATTAACGCAATAGTTATTAATTGAATTGAAGAGGTATttaagaaagaaagaaaaatacCAATCTGTATGGTGATTATCCCACTATTGCAACCAATATCAAGACAATCCTTTCCTTGAAACCACTCTTTGTTGAAAACTTTCAAGCGAGGATCTTCATCAACACCTTGACTAATCTGAAACAAGATCAAAATACGATAAAGACGGTGATAATGTGGGTGCAGGTAAAGGTAAAAGGTGAAGAAGAATATGTTACTCGGTAGTTGTAGTAACTCTTGTAGTTGCCGTATTCGAAAACCTGATTATGCTTTTTGTTGTTCTTGTTTGATTTTAGGTTTTCACCTTGGCGTTTTCTTCCatttttttcttccatttttcaATCAGCACTAAGCAAAATCTTTCGGATTGCTTCAGAGAATGGTGATTTGGGGTTTCAACAAAGGTTGATCGGAAAGAGGAGTAAGAAAACACACTGACGGAAACCTAGGGGCGGAGCTACGTATACTTGAGAGGGTTTCAATTGCACCCTCTGAATTTCTTAAATCACACTTAGTATCCAATTAATTCAGCAAAGTATTATACTATATTATTAACATTTTATATtttaagaaaaagaaatatgcactcaaaatataaaatatttttcaaCTCTGAGAGATGAAAGACAtgtatttgattttttttaaaataattaatatttttaaaattaatttcaaaataataatttcttttaaaaaaaatcgaAATAACCACATTTAAAAAAAATGCGCAAGATGAACTGCTGCATCCTAATTGTACCGAGAGGAGGCGCCTAAGGCCTTGGCGCCTGCATTGGAAGCCTCGTGAGGAGGTGTCAATGCCCATGGCGCCTGCATTGTGTCccatgaggaggcgtcaatgtCTATGACGTCTGCATTGTGCATGTGGTGTATGtgtcaattcatctggcgcatatacccttgtattttttttttagtttttaattttttttatttatgaaataataaaaagtaatgtaaaaaaaatattcatgatataataaatgTTACATGGGATTGACCAAAAATTTAATGACCGACCCGATCGAAACGTtcccctgttccacatccaggtgcgttagtttgtctccgaggtctcccacaatttttctgaggtgtttggggtctttgtgtgctgacctgatcgaatgatggctggtgtgaaggtccggcagaagttccagcggtatttgatagatgtgtcatcatttgttcccaatatccGGAAGGGTTCTGGCCAACAGTGCTTCCttaatggagttcggtgcccatgtcatcgtagttaggtcgaTAGGATTGGGTGGATTGTGaacggtatagttgcccaaattgggaCATTTAATCGTTTTGGAAAGAAAGCAATGGTTcttggggcgtactatagttaaacaatggttgtgTGTTTTGGTGATGGGATATTTTagtggtcattggtggggggctacgatgaagtgactCATATGAATTATTTGGGCTATAGACAGTTGTGGTTGAagcgtatggttgttggtgggtagggTTAGATTCTTAGTTTTGTGGTTCGGTGGGTGGCATGAATGGATTGCAAcgttgggtgtttggttgttgggtggatggcatgaatgggttgtgaagttgggtgtttggttgttgggtgtatgtggtaggttgatgttgTGAGGTTAGTTGTTGGGTTTGAgtggtttgacattggtgttggacggggacttgttgttacgatgacgaagctagttggcgtggatccatcaaatactgtcgctcagacacaaattgttgagttgttaccgacctaaaccatgtcatatattgttgagttggtcttgcaccatggatgactgattcgtttaagatgtgttgtcgtcgattctCCATTaacgacacatctcttttgcaaagtctctccagtcggaataatcccattgggcatcaactctttttttatgtcaattccccaaacacgtgggaggttctggaatctgttgttGCTTGTCAAACTGTAGTTTGACCCCGTCACTCTGGTGCATTTACACAATAGTGAACCGGATAATTGGTGTctttgttgtccaaactgcagcatcgtcatggttcacatcatgatcaaGACTCAAATATGGCCTCCAGCTAAACTAtaaaacaatacgaaacgattagatgataaataatttgataagtatttttaaattaaaatatagttgtgtaagagtattacatcgtctggtccagGCAGCATATTTCAGTCTAGGGGCATTATTTGAGACCAGAagttccaaatggagttcagtgttgcaatttgggcagttgttcagtgatgcttcaatgaaatttATTAGACATGAAGttgccaaagcaaacacacatgtggtcacggtgtttgaccgcactaaaggttagtatagtgttgtcgagtccatggatcacaatgagggcatgccgatgggacaatacaaagtcgaactagatagaggtttGTGCGATTGCGGAAAGTTTCAAGTCTTTCATacgccctgctcccatgtcattgcggcatgttcaaaggttcgaatggatccatcatacttgttatctgacgtttacaaagtcaccaacctatcaaatgtttataaaattagtttttccgtagtagcaaaagaggattactggccagaatatcaaggggacatcgtctggcacaacgaagttatgcaaaggaagaaaaagggtcgtCCAAACAGCACCCGcattcgaaccgaaatggatacggtgaacaaaatggttagattatgtagttcatgtcgttAGCCAGGTCAATCCTACTAACTGTCttagtgttggaacgagcacaaccagataaattcacatgtacaTCTGTTGtaatatatgaaaaactaaatttatttcatattataagtttgtgatgaaaataccattacataaataataacacgaacaattaaaacaactacaatacaagaactatgtgactacaaccatcaaaacaattttgaacatgcaATGCATCATCCTATGAACGTCTCGGTCAGTCTTAATATTcacccattcacgcacttctccattttggttgaacgtggacacaagccattggattcttctaatcctttcaccatctccaatttctccatctaaccaattgttcaacgtccgattaagacgttcaaatGAATCTATATTCCAtagtcgaatctttatcggaaACGCAACGGCGGAAAATATTAAATCGAAATTTTgcttgtgaatgtattcagacatggttaaaacacaaaaacttgaaggagaatggagttgaatgaaagaaaatatggTAGTATGGGAGGattttgtgtgaaaatattgcATCCAGGGCGAGGTATTTATACAGAGGAGATATAAAATATATGCGCCAAGAGGCTAGGCGCCCAATATGTCAAGACATGCAGGCGTCATAGGCATTGACGCCTCCTCGTGAGGCACAATGCAGGCGTCATGGGCATTGACGTCTCCTAATGAGGCTTCCAATGCAGGCGCTAAGGCCTTAGGCGTCTCCTCTTGGTAAATAAGGATGCGTCAGTTCATCTAACGCGTCTTTTTTTAAATGTGGTTATTTTgggaaaaaatttaaaatttttattattttagaattaattttgaaaatgtaggttatttttaaaaaattcaCATGTATTACGTCAAACTAtgcttttatttttaaaatattattataacATCATAGATTATTTTACACTCTTTGTGTATTATTTTTAAATTCTTATGATTTTGTCTAATATCATTTAATAAATACACAATTGGTTCTTCTATTTTgttttaaataatattttaatcTTTCATATTTATACCTTCATTTATTATGCAATTTTAAAATTCATATTTTTAATCTATAATTTCATGAATTATAATATTGTAATTTTTGTTCGAATATAAAAATGAAATTTTAGTCTTTAAATTTCAAAATCCGATTGATTTAacaattttttcaatttttttcaatTCAATTTTGACCCAAATATAGATTTTTAAGAGAGAGGGAGTGAAATGATGAAGAAGCAACCatgttctttttcttttttttcataAATACGTAGTTTTCAAGTGTGGTGATATCCAACAAATTTAAAATACTGTTTATTTTTTTCCTGATACTTTTTATGTAATTTTAATTCATGATAATTAAATTAAACCAAATAAAATTTATGgtaattcaaattattttttattttaatattattatttatgaTAATTTTATTCTaggttattttaaaaaaaattcaaacataataATTTCTATTATTATtagaataaaaaataattatttttgaaaattagtaataatttaatttatttttttatattctttaataaatataataacttttattattattggaataaaaaATAATTACAAATAAAATATATGTCACCACATCAATTCAGTTATCtcatcataaaaaataaaaaatgacattTAAACGAAATGGGGTattaaaattcaaaaaaaaatttgAGGATTAATAAACCGAGTTTTGAAATAGATGGACCAAAATTTTATAATTAAatctattatttaaataaattgAATCAATTAGGACATTAAATCctaaaataaaaagaatagtcTTGATATATATACATTCTAAGCTTTTCAATAAATGTTCAATTCACTTGAATTTGACTTTGTTTTATATTCATATGTTAATTAATTAGTTGGATTTAAGGTGTGATTAGTAAATAACATGATTTTGGAATTGTTTCAATAAGAATGTAGGTACACAAGATGACTAAATAATTAGTGATTTAAAATACACATTGTGTATGAATGTTCTGAAACTGTAGGATAATTATGTGTGAAGAAAAATGTATGATATATTTTAAGATTAATTgataaataaacaattaagataGATATGAATTGGATTGATAATATGTCAATGAAATTGTCATGGAAAGAATCGGAAAAACTAGACTATTTTACTTGTTCTTCTAATGCtaaataatataatttaatatATGTGGTTGTTATGTAAAGATAAAAAAAGAAATGGATAATCTCTTAGTATGCTTTTGTTTACTAGTTTGTAAGGAAATTATATcatttaattataattttgaaaATGGAACATATTTATGAATCTTGATTTTATAATGAATAATTAAGGTGATTATTTAATATTCATACTTTATATACTTAAGAAGTGATAAGGAAAATATAATAAGAAATTGTGAGGTAGAGTTGTGAAGGTAGACAAAGAAAAAGAATGTTTCTTTCTGACTTATATATCTCACTTTATTAGTGAGTAAATATCATTGAGTACACTCACACATAAATACCAATTATTTATATTGAGTATTAAAGAATTTTAATGATGTGTGAGGTAGACTTAGGGGTCGCAAACAGACATGCGCGCCCCATTTAAGCCCACACTGCAAAGCCGGTAAAGAATGGGACGGGCATAGTTGAGAGTGTGACCTTAAAAACTTGTCTCGCTGCACTAAACGTGAGGATGAGGCGGGTCAAGCCTGTAATACCTTAAACCCATAAACTTATATAAGAAGATTTAATTGACAATTTAAGGAGTCGTCAACGACCACCAAAAACTCATCAAAACATGTGGTAACAGGCAGCGAAAAATCATAACATAACAACTTCAATTTAAACTTCGCAATTAAAACATTAGTACTTAAAACcacataatatactattaactcaaAACATAGCAAAACAGTTTGTGTCCGATGTTACAAGCTCAGAACACTAAAACTACTAAGTTGCGATAAAACGAATAATAGCTCCAACAAACCACATTCCACACACATCAACAAATTTACTCATGAttatctgcaagatgtccatgaTGGACAACATTAAGAAAAAATGGGTGAGAAGTAAACTTCGATATAAAATGGTGTAAAGAATGCAAGGGTAGATAAACATACAACATGTCATACAGTTAATACACGGATAACATTATCACCATCTCACGCCCATTTATAATAACATACATATATATGTAATGTGACTCACGACACAACGTGACactatgcatgtggtaccaacttAACATTTGATTCTCTCAAGAATCAAGTCCCCCCTTCTGAACCCATGAGCCCCCCCTTCTGAGCTCCAAGCCCCTCTTTTGAGTCTGTGATAAGCCACTAGTCCCCCTTCTGAACTAGTGTGTTAAAACAAAATTTGGTTTTACATCTGGcatttagttttgatgataacaatgcattgttCTTATAGAACAACTTTGTACACTAATGGTTTTTatctagtgtgtagcttttgctaaTAGGTTCTGACTCTAAAGCAATGACATGTGATGTCATCAGATTCTGGAATTAACATACTCTAACTCTGAGGAAATTCAAGTGCTTTACAAGATAATTCCAAGTTCTAGAAAGCTCTTAGACAACGGTTCTGAAGAACGTTCGTGTTAAAGCTTCTGATTGTTACTCTAATTGAAGAGCATTTGAAGGTTTGTCTACCTTCAAGATTCTGCGCTCAagttctgaagattctgaagaacaagatctgaagactctgaagaccaggCTCTGAGGAACTATGTCAAGACTCTGAGGACCAAGGTTCTAAAGATTCTGATAACTTGTCTCTTGACCCTTAtaagcatgcttcaacatcatttcatcatAAGCCTCTGAAGATTcgaagataagatcaaaaggttttacGTTAAGAAAATAGTATACGGTATAAGATCACCCTTTCCTCCACTATcctgattttgtgggctaaggattatactattgtaccattttgtctcccATGTGCAAACCATTATGAAAAGAGACATTTGCAATTCGGTATACCAATTCTACCCTCCAACTGTTCTTTTATATGCCTATATAAAGAAGACATGAAGATTGAAAGAAGTTGCTAATGCTAAGTCATTACGCTCATAACAACACTACAACACACGCTCTTGCTAAAAACATATTATTTTTTTGTATAATTATGTAACCACACAAGAGTTTTTGCTCGTTATTGTATGAGAAATATTCATTGTATTAACTTGTGTTAATCTGCTTTTTAGAAGAATTCTTTGTAAACACAACTTGTAAA from Lathyrus oleraceus cultivar Zhongwan6 chromosome 7, CAAS_Psat_ZW6_1.0, whole genome shotgun sequence encodes the following:
- the LOC127100852 gene encoding probable RNA methyltransferase At5g51130 isoform X6; the encoded protein is MEEKNGRKRQGENLKSNKNNKKHNQVFEYGNYKSYYNYRISQGVDEDPRLKVFNKEWFQGKDCLDIGCNSGIITIQIALKFSCRSILGIDIDSDRVCDANWNLRRTARMKSAGNKPSKVSKLNDNSHTDHSKNSVTPSSHVETKDFSNEPSSLEQIDLSNIVSFQCENFVQSWHPPGKQYDTILCLSVAKWIHLNWGDDGLITLFAETWKLLRPGGIFVLEPQPWKSYESNRNVTENTSANFRNIKFRPEEFQEILLDKIGFRTVEAITYMADICSHFISVRILIRLVTNIDL
- the LOC127100852 gene encoding probable RNA methyltransferase At5g51130 isoform X9, which translates into the protein MEEKNGRKRQGENLKSNKNNKKHNQVFEYGNYKSYYNYRISQGVDEDPRLKVFNKEWFQGKDCLDIGCNSGIITIQIALKFSCRSILGIDIDSDRVCDANWNLRRTARMKSAGNKPSKVSKLNDNSHTDHSKNSVTPSSHVETKDFSNEPSSLEQIDLSNIVSFQCENFVQSWHPPGKQYDTILCLSVAKWIHLNWGDDGLITLFAETWKLLRPGGIFVLEPQPWKSYESNRNVTENTSANFRNIKFRPEEFQEILLDKIGFRTVEAITSDLSGSTVGFNRPILVFQK
- the LOC127100852 gene encoding probable RNA methyltransferase At5g51130 isoform X13 — protein: MEEKNGRKRQGENLKSNKNNKKHNQVFEYGNYKSYYNYRISQGVDEDPRLKVFNKEWFQGKDCLDIGCNSGIITIQIALKFSCRSILGIDIDSDRVCDANWNLRRTARMKSAGNKPSKVSKLNDNSHTDHSKNSVTPSSHVETKDFSNEPSSLEQIDLSNIVSFQCENFVQSWHPPGKQYDTILCLSVAKWIHLNWGDDGLITLFAETWKLLRPGGIFVLEPQPWKSYESNRNVTENTSANFRNIKFRPEEFQEILLDKIGFRTVEAITSDLSEK
- the LOC127100852 gene encoding probable RNA methyltransferase At5g51130 isoform X4, producing the protein MEEKNGRKRQGENLKSNKNNKKHNQVFEYGNYKSYYNYRISQGVDEDPRLKVFNKEWFQGKDCLDIGCNSGIITIQIALKFSCRSILGIDIDSDRVCDANWNLRRTARMKSAGNKPSKVSKLNDNSHTDHSKNSVTPSSHVETKDFSNEPSSLEQIDLSNIVSFQCENFVQSWHPPGKQYDTILCLSVAKWIHLNWGDDGLITLFAETWKLLRPGGIFVLEPQPWKSYESNRNVTENTSANFRNIKFRPEEFQEILLDKVPVIDPRLHQVPWFEFPWLYQPKEGCFWVSPNERVLGLMFAIMTVLQVPPNESLRS
- the LOC127100852 gene encoding probable RNA methyltransferase At5g51130 isoform X11; amino-acid sequence: MEEKNGRKRQGENLKSNKNNKKHNQVFEYGNYKSYYNYRISQGVDEDPRLKVFNKEWFQGKDCLDIGCNSGIITIQIALKFSCRSILGIDIDSDRVCDANWNLRRTARMKSAGNKPSKVSKLNDNSHTDHSKNSVTPSSHVETKDFSNEPSSLEQIDLSNIVSFQCENFVQSWHPPGKQYDTILCLSVAKWIHLNWGDDGLITLFAETWKLLRPGGIFVLEPQPWKSYESNRNVTENTSANFRNIKFRPEEFQEILLDKVHCLQPWIGPGLMPRTVLLQA